The stretch of DNA ACAACAATTAAGAATATGAGTCTATAAATTGTATTGTTGATTGCATgaatgataagataaaaatatagatgaattaatttattcacATAGTAAATTTGTTGTTAACAATATATATTGCGGATTTTTTCATGCTTCATGTATGGATCCATGTCACATCTTTTGTGTGGTGAATTTTGTTATGTAAGCATAAAGTAGGCAACGTATTTCTTGTCCTACAAGTGATATGAATAGGTGAAACCTTAAACTGTACACATTTTTAactcttttagttttattttcttaaataaacaTCGATATATAAGACCATGTAACTTAAAAAAAGCGTATATAagttattttagtgaaaaacccCGTGCCAGAGAACAACCAAGAGagtgaatataaaagaaaacaataaattaatataatatactagaaaacagattaaaaaataaatatcaatataatatttcacCATGCTGACAGTTATTTAGACCATCTATTGATGAATTTCTCtcgttctttttttttaaacctCCAACATATGATGAGAATCAGCTCTATTTCCAGACAACATGgataataatttaagtttgttttttaaagttttgtaaTATGTAAAGTTTTGAATTAGAGTTGATATCGGTACGTGAATTTAACTCAAAGTTATACTTTCCacacacatgcatatacatatacacatttataattatatatatatatatatatatatatatatatatatatatatatatatatatatatatatatatataacttttaaatttatagtatAAGGTCTATCTATGTAGGTCTGGGGTTACTTTTTGAATTTGCACTGGTGAATTCTGGTTTTTTGATTGCATGTTCCAACTATATATGGTAAAAGAGATGTGGTTTTGTGAAtgcatttaatttgtttttgacCTTGACATCTCTTTTCAGGTCTGACATGAGTATCTTTTCATGCATGGCTGCCATTCATATTATGTAATCTCTGGACAGTACGTAAGTCTCATTTTATCCAGAATACAAAGGATGACTTTTAAAACAAATTCGGATATATGCATGCTTCAATGATTTTCGGCAgtttaattattctatttcaaCTATATGATTAATATTGAGATTGTCTTTTAAGgcatgataattttaatatgattagCTTATTTGACCTTATCACAGTTAGAtcacaagattttttttttatgtggagAGAAGGtgtgttgttttttattatccaattaATTGGTGTATCCGTGATGTGTTATATAAATGGTTATGATGCATTAATTACATACTCCAACTCATTTTCactgaatgttttttttttttctaccaaaCAGAAAAAacctaatataatatatataaaatattatttgaattgagTCCACTACACTGTTGGATTGGAAAGGGGATAATAATTGTGAATACTTTAATTAGTGAAGAGGGGCTcctaagttttttaaattaatttatcattgCATTTGAGGTATGATTTCCTTTGAGGTGTTGAGAATTCTACTatgattttgtctttaaaatatacttGAGATGATTAAAGGAAGAACATGTATAAAAGTTATCTTTAATCTCAGTTTAGTAAATTAGGATTATTTACTGAAAGAAACTCTTAAATATGGTTATTTGTTCATAAACAAAATACATACAATATTATTCAAGTgcttataaaaataactatatctttaattattaagcaATCTAGAGGTTAAAAAGTCtacaaatgtatttttttaaacttttattagtTTAAGAGTTAAAGAATCTTCTTTAACTGAATCTAACACGATCTTTTTCCAACAAGCTTTTGTAGGTGGATCTGTATTCAGTTTTTTTCAGCAAACTTGGCCTTCATCTCTGGTATGTATCAActcaatttctttaaaatatcattCTTTTCGGTAAGAACATTATCTTTTTTTCAGGTGTTTATGAGGCATTGATGTATCATGCATAGAATATGTTgtttaataaatacaaaacaaaaggTAATTAacataagaaacaaaaaaaaaaaaaatagtgttcgATACAAAAGACGTTTCAAAAGAATGAAATCATAGGTCATCTTATATTTTCATGCAGCTTTTTTTCATCTATATCCTGAAACAATCTACAAAGTTGTTTATGGTCTTATATATGTGATTGAATTTTGTAACATATTTATGGTCTCCCCAGCAAATAAAAGGCTTTGTGGATTGTGTGATTTGCCTTCACATTTTCTTCAGATGGCGAGTCTGTaatgtaatttataaaatttagattataattggataattacttaaataaaggGTTTTTTAATGGCCATTGTATGCCTTACATAAAAGTCTTGTAGTATacatgaacttttttttttatatattgccAACGTATGTTATATTTTTGCTGATACAGAACACTATATGTTTGTAGTTAACGTAGGACAATacatttaatcaatttttacactcactttatatttatcattttactattctttgaagtataaaaaaatattttttttaacaacgAAATTATCGCCAAAACTAAGTTGTAATGTGGTGTTTTTAGTGTAAAAAACTATTTTCCTAATGTAAGTTCTTCTTGCTGTAAAAAAAAGGGTAAATTCTTAAGGAATAGTTTATATTCTTCAACTTTGTGCAGCTGTACTAGCTGATTTGACCTCTTTATGATGacaatataaaaagaagaaaatattcttTGACAATTCCATACAAAGTTCAGGAATAAAGACACAGATATTTCTACGTTCACATGTGCTTATGTTTCCATATACGTGGGAAAGACAGGTACAGttgtttgatttgttttcacaaaattttatgaaaaaacttttttttttaaataaactaaacttatagtcaaattatagaaataaagaatttatttgagaaattttatacattaatttaaccataaactaattttatacattattaGATATTGATTTATTCCACATTTAGATTCTGAATAGAATACTTgcataatgtatatatattattacattatttatagAGTATATCTTAAATTGTCTTATTCAAACTCATTGTTATAAgaaaacaaacatttttttttcaccctAAGAACATCAAAATTCATCACGAAGAAGATGATATTGTAAGTGATGAAGAGTGAAGTTTAATTCAATGAAGTGAAGAACCCACACATAATACATCTGGATTTGACTTATCTTACACAAACCATTAAAGTAAAACGGTACTATGATTTAAAACACAAGTCATAGTACAGTATTAAATCTGTTGTGTTTTGCATAGCAAGCAAGAAGCAATATGCATGTCATGGAATTGAACACGCCAAACTCAACAAGTCCATGACTAAAAGTATCATACAACAAAAGCAACTACATATATGTGGAACCATGAATAacacaacaacaataaaatCTTATCTCACTATGTAAGATCTGTGTTATATGGATCATTAGTTGTCTTTCAGCTCCATTAAAAGCCAAAGCTTCAAAAGGTATTATTATTCACTGTGAGATCCCTCTTGATGACTCCTCTAAtgtccttctccttctcttgaTATCTTTTCACAGGATACACAACAAAACATGTATACATAAAAATCCCAGTATTCTCGGACACTTGGTATTTGATGAAGCAGTTAACAGATAAGAACAGTGGTAGATATACTATTGGTTGTGGTGATGGTGATCATGAGCCATCTTGATGATAGGGTCGTTAACGTGATGGGTGAAAGTAGTAGAAGGCACGAGAGGTGATTCCCAGAGAACCCCAAGGTCATCATCGTAACCCTGTGATGTAGAAGCAGTGGTGATTGAAACCAGAGGATCATCCACACGATCATCGCATGGCAGTGGAATGCAACGCTCACTTGGGAGCTCTGTTTGCACGTGGTGCTGCTGCGACGCAAAAGCATCTTCGTTGATCAAGGAGTTGAGGAAGGAAGAAAAAACATCATCTGAGTAGTAATTGATGTTGATGTCATCGTTGCAATCCTCACTGTCCATGAACCCCATTGCAGAAACATCATCTGCGACAGCAGCCACTTGATTGTTAATGTTGTTATTATCAAAGGGGTTTGAAACCGGAGGCTGGTGGTGTTGCTGACCCAAATGATGAATCGCATGAATTCCTTGGTTAACAACAGTGAAATCATGCAAAGGGTTGTGGGTGGTGATGGTCATTGGAGGAGGCATAGAGGGTGGAGGAACAGTGGAAGAAGAAGGAATATTCATATTCATGGATGGTGGGTTAAGAGGCTTGTGAGTTCTGGGATCAATCCCTTGGCTAATGAGCTTTTTACTTAGATGGGTGTTCCAGTAATTCTTTATTTCATTATCCGTTCTTCCGGGAATCCTCCCAGCAATCAACGACCACCTAATACACAAGACAACAAATCAAACCCTagctagaaaaaaaaagagaagaaagaacaCGAACCCTAATTCTGTTTTTCTGACAGgaagaaaccctaaaccctgaaTCTAAACAAAGATATATATTACCGGTTGCCAAGGAGGCGGTGGAGGCGGAGGATGAGATCTTCCTCGTCAGGGGCGATGTGGCCGCGTTTGACGGAGGGGCGGAGGTAGTTCATCCACCGGAGACGGCAGCTTTTGCCGCACCGGAGAAGGCCAGCACGCTTGGGGAGCGTTCTCCAACGCCCTTCACCTTCTTTCTTGATGTAATTGGCTAACACCTCATCTTCTTCCGGTGTCCATGGTCCTCTCTTCAATCCAACCTTGCTGCAGCATGGAGTGTTGGTGTTGGAACCATTGTTATTGCTGGTGCTACCAatgttgttgttggtggtgTTGGTGCTGTTGTAGCTGGTGGTAGTGCTGTTAGCACCACCACCACTTTTCTTGCTCTTGGTTGTTGATGTTGATGAAGGGTTTCTCATGTTGATGTGGTTGAGAGAATGAAGTGGAACGAAAATTTATATAGTGGTGGTGAGTGGGTTTGTGTTTGGGTTTAGGAAGGAAGTGATAATGGAAATGGTGCCTATATAACTGTCTCTCCAAGCTAtcatctttctatttttttgagCAAACCCCAATGACACACGCGCCTCAGAGCGCCACTGAGATCCACGAATGGATGGCGATCTCTCTTCTCTTGCTTGACAACTAAACCTTTTGTCTTTTACTGTGTTGCCTTTAATAATTCTGTTTCTCTGTCTCTctctttttgtttctaaaaaacatatttaaatgtCTCTGGTAGGAACCAACACTACACCATGCAAGTATCATTACCGGccagtgattttttttttttttgcaattttaatttatttagttttttatttcacttaacaaaaaagaaaaaaactaaacttaAGTTTTTTTAAGTGAGCACGTgcgtgtaaaaaaaataaaggtttgAGCACGTTTAACGTCTAAATGTTAAatcacttttttaattattgagcAATGATTGGTAAAAAAAATAGCTGTAGAGACTATGATCAGAGTATGTAATTATTTCTTCTGTGACTTTATTGTTTTATCTCTTTTGTTATATAATAACATTTAGTATTATTTCATCTTACATTTTGCATTTACTTTTACTATTATTACTTTCCTTTTGTCCTTATATtcactttatatatatgttttggcactttgatatatattattaaaatttgtaaacatattcaatttattttttaaattattctgaaaataatttttcaaataactGTCGTATAAATAATACAATCTATCTGTGTTATACCAGTGAAAAACATCCACGTGTGTTCAATATTTTATGatggttttcaaaataaaagtaatagttTGTACAATCTTATCTATACCATATTAACAGTGATTACTTTTAGTTAAGTTCTCTTTGGATAATAACTGATTTTGGTCCTTTTAGCATAGCTGAgcttttgttatattaatttttgaaacaaaaatattttgacagttattttttttaaatataattagttgACAACTCATTTTATCATTTCTAGTGAAAAAAGAGAATTTGAATGTGTGCTATAATCAATTagataatttacttttattcttttatttttttcaaattttaaattaagtataaaataaaaagtatgttAACTAAAggagataataatttatatattattataaataataacgataatgtttttaaagttttatatttttatattgattattatttttattatatattaatagaaaaattggTTAAGGgttgtttttataattactcTAACCCCATCCCTGTTTTGGAAATCAATGTCTAAGACGTGTCTTTCTTCCATTGGATGGAATCATGGAGTTTCTTAACAACGAAGGACAAATGTTGAGAATGACATGGTAGAACTATACTATTCAATTAAACCACACGttttacattgaaaaaatatttttacttatagCTTTAGTTCATAAAACGTGGAGTTAATcccgttttaattttaaattttaaatatatttcagtgtttcaaatttagaaaaatacaatACACTAAATATGAGTAATGAAAGTGGGTTTTAGTTCCTAAACGGTAAATTTAAAAGACTAACTGTGTTTGTCTTTTAATCCGAGGAACTAAAATGTTGTGTTAAAATCAGGGaatccaattttttttccaaaagtttaagaattaaaacataattatgtttttttatcaattataaaaaattaataaaatatacggAATAATGGATGTGCTTCAACCCTTTTCCATACatcaaattataattcttacactcatataaataaataaaaaatatacaacgATTTTGGACTACCGTGATCATTGACGTTGATAATTATCAATGATACATGAATATTTAAACGATaaacatatttctttttatttaacctttcaatatttttatatgaaatcatatatttttctgtaaaactaaaaaaatcagtATTGAAAACTGACAAAATTTTAGAGGACAAtagattaatataattaattaatttataaagttatgaAGATGAGATAGGGTGGGTAGTTTAGCGGGGAAGATGGACCCACATGAAAAAGCACAAAGCATCATGAATGATGATCAAATTGGGAAAATACAAACAGAACGATCATGACTTTTGGGATaatatccaatttttttttcttacttctaGAAAACTACGGAGGGATGGAACTATGGAGGATATTTAAAAGATGGGGTTGGTAAAAGACGATCATGTTGCAAAAAGATGAAATATTGGTTATATAAAGATTTCTGAATGTGAAGATTGATTCagataaataagtttaaaacataaaaaatgtctAGTTTTCTGTAGTGTCTTGTCAATGCTGACTAGGCATGTGTAATATTATGGAGTGTTATATGAAGTCAACATATAAGTTAAGTTGACTTAATCCGTAATAGTGAAAGTTCATTTTGAGGGAAACTacaagttataatttttattgttttatgatgAATTCCGTTGTGAATAtatattgaagttgttaatacTTCAATTGAACCACATTATTTATAGTGtttatctatattatttttatgttgtatttctaaaataaatatagtacgattaattttgttataagtttatttgtttatatggTAGATGACTTTGCAATAAATTTGTATGATAAATTTCACAATGAATTGGTGTGATGAATGTAAAATTCGACCATCGCGactttaaaaaagtataaagttgatattttttctagatg from Vigna unguiculata cultivar IT97K-499-35 chromosome 8, ASM411807v1, whole genome shotgun sequence encodes:
- the LOC114193762 gene encoding transcription repressor MYB5-like; this translates as MRNPSSTSTTKSKKSGGGANSTTTSYNSTNTTNNNIGSTSNNNGSNTNTPCCSKVGLKRGPWTPEEDEVLANYIKKEGEGRWRTLPKRAGLLRCGKSCRLRWMNYLRPSVKRGHIAPDEEDLILRLHRLLGNRWSLIAGRIPGRTDNEIKNYWNTHLSKKLISQGIDPRTHKPLNPPSMNMNIPSSSTVPPPSMPPPMTITTHNPLHDFTVVNQGIHAIHHLGQQHHQPPVSNPFDNNNINNQVAAVADDVSAMGFMDSEDCNDDININYYSDDVFSSFLNSLINEDAFASQQHHVQTELPSERCIPLPCDDRVDDPLVSITTASTSQGYDDDLGVLWESPLVPSTTFTHHVNDPIIKMAHDHHHHNQ